The DNA segment TTTGAAATAATGCCGTCCATATTGATCATACAAAGTGTCTTGATAACCTAAAAAACTACAATTATAGAAGAAATATTTATCTCCATGGAGTCTTACTGCATTTGCTGGTTCGATTCGGCTTCCCATGTAGTAAGATTTATATGTTTTAATATCCACATTATACGAGTTCTGTAAATACATaacaatatattaattatagatAAAGAATATTGAAAAACTATGAAAATGGtttgttttatcatttattgACATGTTCACCTTGAAAGTAATGCCACTTGCAATCACATTGGATGATAAAGAAGTAAAAGTAGAGTTATTGTTTATTGATCGGTGGTCTGAGTAACTAATGGTTGTTGTCGAATTACCCTCTCCTTCTAAGATTATACATGGCTTTTCTGTGGGAATAGTAACCCTTTCTCTGCATAATTACAATAAGAGAATAACTATAGAAATGTGAGTATATTATAGAAAATGTATACAAAACTCACAATTTATTTTTGAGATTGGATACTATTGTAATGCTTATTAGAGcaatattaaaattgataaaaatgatAACTTTAAACATGTGAAACACCATATTATGGGTGATTCGATAAGTCCGATAGTGGATAACTTGATAAACCTAACAAACATTCACTAGAATAGACTCGAAAATGaatctgataccatattaagaagtagaTTTTAAACCTAACTTAATCTGATAAAATTCACTTATAAGGTAAGGTTTGACCCACTTATATTTAGGAAATAATTTAATCTCTAGACAACATGTAATCGACAGGCTAAGATATGTTTATATGTTTATGCTaagataatataatataaagtaaaaaattactTATGAAATGGTGATCACAGCATGCAGATAAATGCACAAAAGATTAAAAAGGTCTAAAgtggatttatagaaataacaTCCTTCAAAACAAAAGTGTATTTTTAAACCAATTTAATTCAAAGAGTAATCAATTTAAATGTAGCCATAAGAATCATGCTAAATGAAATCATGATCGAAATATACATtgtaatttcataaaaaaaaaaacttgtttgttGAATAAATTGTGTGATGTtataagaatatatataatttgaactTACATGTATAAGCCTGCTTGTATATGAATCTTAACCCATTGatcattgttattttttacaGAATCAATGGCCTCTTGAACTGTTCTAAATGCTGCTTTGCCTTCTTTGCCAACAATGATAGTTTCTGTAACATTATCTCCACCACAGTCTATGGTTTCACCAAGACAAAAGAAACAACTAATGAACAAGACTAGAAGAAAACTCATCATTCTAGAAAACAATTCCCTCATAAAAATACTGTAAGCATAGACATCcctttaatagaaaaaaataaaatatggaaAACAACTATCTCATTTCTTTTTATAACttcaagaaaatatttaaattcattaattgctactaaattatattaagtatgttttaaattaatttccaATCACAATTAATAATTATCTAGTAAAATGATAACTATCAAATGCCTTCATGTGAGAGAAGACAGTGGAACAATGATCTCAGCTGTTACAATATTTAAGagaatacaattttaattaaacacATTAATTAGTTTGCCTTAATAAACCGTTATTGAAAAAAAGTCCAAATGCTTCtaattatacttttaataacatgtttaactatttttatttccagtttatgaaagaaaaaataattagttactatattaatatagttttataataatttataaattattaatatagagaaatttctattattaataaaaaatataaaataaaaaataaatatttttttattttgtaaaataataaataatttagctaatataatatttttttttctgaaattaattgttattttttttaataatttaaaatatacaaattaaattttgaagttatatttaaatatatgagagagagtatataaatatgtttataagaagtttatatataatttatatatttcaataGATTTAGTActatgaatttaaaatattgcagtataataaatatattttaaaactataatctcaaaatatattttaattgtttctttttattatgtttatagGAGATTTTAGAGAAtgttctttccttttttttattgtttttatttttttaaaattttcaatgtaGTTATTTAagctatttttacatttttttattttttgattttttttcgcATTGGTCTAATCTTCatactttttgtatttttttaattttatactatTCTTTTATGTGATAACACGTGTCTAAGATgattttatacaaaaattaacaaatttataaattagtaaatTGATAAATTAACAAATTAGTAAAATATTAAGTTGATAAACTGGTAAAATATTAAACTATCTGTTAGGAGAATTCattcctttaaaaaaaaatcataaaataaaaatcaattttaagataaaaaaataattagttactataatgactaaattagagatcatttttagagactaaacaaattttgatttctaaattaatttttattattgttaaatgatttttaaattggtgtctaattaTCAATCAAGGTTTTAGGTACCAAATTTAGAAGTTTGAGGTGTGATTTTGTTATTTGTGAAATTCTCtttataaagataaagatattttaaatGGGAAAAgagaatatgaaaaatatattcttaccttcttctcttcttctctttttGATTGGATTTTCGAGGATGAAAATTTGGGAGTTGATTTTGAAtaatgaatattaaattttCAAGAGTTACCAAATGACAATATTGTTtgattaaaaagataaaataataacacaataataaaatattcacttTTAATAGAATCACTCAACTAAGCATAAGATATAAGATAGAGACATAGCATAAAGAAGTTGAATCGAATTATTAGGATATTGTGGGTAAATTGTCAAACCATCCATCTTTATTGATAAAAgatgtaaaagaaaaatcattCATTTCTGAATAACTTAGTTTCTTCGTCCATGGTACACGCTTTGAACTATCAGCTCCTGGTCCTTTGCAATCAATCTCAGCATAAGTGGTGGTGCTCCTATAGTTtaataacaaattaataaaaaataataaactttaaatataaaatattaatatcaatcCAAAACAGGGTTGTGAGGTCATGGATCgatcaaattaatatattataagagTCTTATTCAAGAAATTAATGAAGATACCCGCAAAATCTTCATAAAGAATAGAATGCGAAATTGGCGGAAGGGCATGAGAGAAGTTTTCTATAAGAAAGAAGGGAGGTCGAAGTGGAAAAGGGaccaaaaattaaaaaccattGGTTTCGAATACCTTTAATGTTCTAGTTAATGATCATCTGTCTTGGCTAGAAgaatataatttctaaatttttaaataatatatatacaatCACAGACTCCACGATCGTAAATCCAACTCAGACTTGACTTGTAAACTCATAAAAGTTACATAAATGGACTTACGCATTGTCGGAAGCATTCCAAGCAACCCATCCTTCGGGAGTTATAATGGAATCAAAATAAGTTTGATGAAATATGACTCTAGAGTAGGCTCGCCATGCTCTTCCTAAATTCACTTTACCATTTCCTCTAATGGAACCTCCTTCAAATACAAAACCACCTGCATCATCGGATGAACTTCGTCCCTGAGCTGTAACAAAGCCTGGTAAATTTGGATCTCTCCCCACAACATCCATCAAACAAttctacaaggaaaaaaaaatacacaatgtttcattattttattttcataatgaatttaaaaagtaaatataaattagtGTAATTGACCTCATAATAAGATTGTGCTGAACCAAATATAAAATCGATTTCACCTTCAATGTAACAATCTTTATAGTAATGACGTCCATATGCATCAAATAAAGTGTCTTGATAACCTACAAAACTACAATTATAGAAGAAAGATTTGTCTCCATATATTCTTGCTGCAGTTGCTGGTTCGATTGGTTCACTTCCTACATCTTTCGGTTCATATATTGTATTCGCCAAATTATATGAGTTCTGCAAATCATAACAATacattatatataaaagaatattgaagaactatgaaaataattaatggATCATTTATTTATATGTGCACCTTAAAAGTAATGCCACTTGCAACAACATTCGATGATGAAGAAGTGAATGTAGCGTTGTTATTTATTGAAGGGTGATCTGAGTAACTAATGGTTGTTGTTGAGCTACTCTCTCCTTCTAAAATTATGCATGGCTTTTCGTAGGGAATAGTAACCCTTTCTCTGCACAATTACAATATGAAAATCAAATTATACATTGTTAtagtgaatatattttaaaaaatgtgtaccaaattcaagaaaaaaaatcattaaaatatttttcaacaaGTTTGTAGTACTTCAATATGGATGGAATAAAAGCAAAGATAAACAAAGAATCCTCCAATGAAGCTTACTCCATTAGGGTTTACATGCGAATTCTTACTATCAACATGCTGAATTGGATTTAGGATTTAGAATGAGAGTGATTCTTATGTATTGATTGTTtattgtttgataaaaaaatttgttgattttgatgatgaaagaaaaatgaagaaatctAGAGTGAGTTTATAGAAATAACATGTGTAAAAGAATCTTAAAAATAATGGATCTTACATGTATAAGCCAGGTTTTATATGAATCTTAACCCATTGATCATTGTTGCTTTTTACAGAATCAATGGCGGCTTGAACTGTTGTGAATGCTGCTTTGCCTTGTTGATCAACAACGATCGTTTGTGCA comes from the Phaseolus vulgaris cultivar G19833 chromosome 8, P. vulgaris v2.0, whole genome shotgun sequence genome and includes:
- the LOC137825445 gene encoding putative pectinesterase 52, which gives rise to MSFLLVLFISCFFCLGETIDCGGDNVTETIIVGKEGKAAFRTVQEAIDSVKNNNDQWVKIHIQAGLYIERVTIPTEKPCIILEGEGNSTTTISYSDHRSINNNSTFTSLSSNVIASGITFKNSYNVDIKTYKSYYMGSRIEPANAVRLHGDKYFFYNCSFLGYQDTLYDQYGRHYFKDCYIQGEVDFIYGSGQSYYENCWINVVGRSPNLAGFVTAQGRSSRDDPDGFVFEGGFLIGNGKVNLGRAWSPYSRVIFHKTYFSSIVTPQGWNAWHYVGNENGLTYAEVDCEGPGADTSKRVSWLKKLNNSEMKAFSLTSFINNDGWVDNLPKISS
- the LOC137825446 gene encoding putative pectinesterase 10 translates to MEMFSGTMRFLLILFFSCLFCHGKATDCGGKSVAQTIVVDQQGKAAFTTVQAAIDSVKSNNDQWVKIHIKPGLYIERVTIPYEKPCIILEGESSSTTTISYSDHPSINNNATFTSSSSNVVASGITFKNSYNLANTIYEPKDVGSEPIEPATAARIYGDKSFFYNCSFVGYQDTLFDAYGRHYYKDCYIEGEIDFIFGSAQSYYEVNYTNNCLMDVVGRDPNLPGFVTAQGRSSSDDAGGFVFEGGSIRGNGKVNLGRAWRAYSRVIFHQTYFDSIITPEGWVAWNASDNASTTTYAEIDCKGPGADSSKRVPWTKKLSYSEMNDFSFTSFINKDGWFDNLPTIS